A single genomic interval of Leptospira montravelensis harbors:
- a CDS encoding M50 family metallopeptidase has translation MAEKPVKFVIFLSLILSLVAFWDHQFTSYLKEFVVLIHEICHATAALFSGGVVKGIALHGNEGGETIAVPASFRGSFILVVSAGYIGSSLVGAFLLRLGFQGRHARQTMILLGLFLISVSVLYSKLGELAYLTGIFWGVGILVTGMLGETISILSLVFLGTSISLYSLYDLSDFAERLTETDAGILAFWMAGLGPEDLQNEEVPTVVVVLGYMIATLWSLLSVGIIFMSLRSSLSHEETHDFPSLEESFERFPGDLSPEAKLWLEKRGVDPESGIVLPPNLFQDFPPKDNSP, from the coding sequence TTTGATACTGAGCTTAGTTGCGTTTTGGGACCACCAATTCACTTCTTATCTCAAAGAATTTGTTGTACTCATCCATGAGATCTGTCATGCCACAGCCGCGCTCTTTAGTGGTGGAGTTGTAAAAGGAATCGCATTACATGGAAACGAAGGTGGGGAAACCATTGCTGTTCCTGCTTCCTTTCGAGGTTCTTTTATACTAGTAGTTTCTGCAGGTTACATTGGTTCCTCCCTTGTAGGTGCCTTTTTACTTCGTTTAGGTTTCCAAGGTCGCCATGCTCGCCAAACAATGATTCTGTTAGGATTATTTTTAATCTCAGTCAGCGTTTTGTATTCTAAATTAGGTGAACTTGCTTACCTTACTGGAATTTTTTGGGGAGTAGGAATTCTCGTAACAGGAATGTTAGGTGAAACGATTTCAATTTTGTCTTTAGTTTTTTTAGGCACAAGTATTTCATTATATTCATTGTATGACCTCTCGGATTTTGCCGAAAGACTGACAGAAACGGATGCTGGTATTCTGGCATTTTGGATGGCCGGTCTTGGTCCCGAAGACCTACAAAATGAAGAAGTTCCGACGGTGGTTGTGGTCCTTGGCTATATGATCGCGACTCTTTGGTCTCTTCTCAGTGTAGGAATCATTTTTATGTCCCTCCGTAGTTCCCTTAGCCATGAAGAAACCCATGATTTTCCCAGTTTGGAAGAGAGTTTCGAACGTTTTCCTGGTGATCTTTCTCCCGAGGCAAAACTTTGGTTGGAAAAACGTGGTGTAGATCCCGAAAGTGGAATTGTTTTACCCCCCAATTTGTTCCAAGACTTTCCCCCGAAAGACAACAGTCCCTAG